In the Paramisgurnus dabryanus chromosome 18, PD_genome_1.1, whole genome shotgun sequence genome, gctagcatgatgctagcatgattagcatgaagctagcatgatgctagcatgattagcatgaagctagcatgattagcatgaagctagcatgatgctagcatgattaacatgaagctaacatgatgttagcatgattagcatgaagctagcatgatgctagcatgattagcatgaagctagcatgatgctagcatgattagcatgaagctagcacgatgctagcatgattagcatgaagctagcacgatgctagcacgatgctagcatgattagcatgaagctagcatgaagctagcatgactagcatgaagctagcacgatgctagcatgactagcatgaagctagcacgatgctagcatgattagcatgaagctagcacgatgctagcatgattagcatgaagctagcacgatgctagcatgattagcatgaagctagcacgatgctagcatgattagcatgaagctagcacgatgctagcatgattagcatgaagctagcacgatgctagcatgattagcatgaagctagcacgatgctagcatgattagcatgaagctagcacgatgctagcatgattagcatgaagctagcacgatgctagcatgattagcatgaagctagcacgatgctatcatgattagcatgaagctagcacgatgttatcatgattagcatgaagctaacaagatgttagtatgattagcatgaagctagcacgatgttatcatgattagcataaagctaacatgatgttagtatgattagcatgaagctagcataaattgcatgaagctagcatgatgctagcatgattaccatgaagttagcatgaatttagcataaaattagcatgatcctagcattattagcatgatgctagcatgattaagatgatgctagcatgattagcatgaagctagcatgatttagcatgaagctaacaagatttaacatgaagctagcatgatttaacattaagttagcaagatttattataaaattagcataaagctagcatgaaactagcacgaagctagcatgacttagcatgaagcaaacatgaagctaatatgacccaaagacccaacccccatgtctctatgacactgcgctgcaaagatatcccatccgggacgtttttagttccttatatgggcatgattcctgctccattataagtctatggggaaatttggggacctcttacaccccaggggtacagcttacaccccattgtgaggtatgttcttacagagcctgccagcctcttcaaatgtggcaagtcacaagtttctgtgaaatcctaggtctgagctacgactcgtcaaagtttgtcgcaatgttaagtcaatgggatttttcggctgctttttcgcccctggggcgaagaccgtacccccgatcgcttataaaagtcatagcacactattcccgaatagtccgcacgtttgagagtttgaatgaagtttctaagttaaacggttcgagccgtattaattgcggaaatttggttggaagaataataataataataataataataataataactagataggtacatttcctgaagaaaatgtgagtggtgcttgccgtggcaaatttcgggggacaatatatgattatactccaagccaaaagtaaaacaattcaacccacatgtctctacgatattctgatgcgaagatataaggctttgtttattcggttgctagggtactgtatttggttgctagggagaaaattggcatccactagtgattacactccgagtcacgagtcaaacggtcaaacccctctgtctctacgatgttctgatgcggagatataaggctttgtttactctgttgctagggtactgtatttggttgctaaggaaaaaaatggcatccactagtgattaccctccgagtcacgagtcaaacgatccaacccccgtgtctctacgatgttctgatgcggagatataaggctttgtttactctgttgctagggtactgtatttggttgctagggaaaaaaatggcatccactagtgattaccctccgagtcacgagtcaaacggtctaacccccgtgtctctacgatgttctgatgcggagatataaggctttgtttactctgttgctagggtactgtatttggttgctagggaaaaaaatggcatccactagtgattaccctccgagtaacgagtcaaacggtccaacccccgtgtctctacgatgttctgatgcggagatataaggctttgtttactctgttgctagggtactgtatttggttgctagggaaaaaaaatggcatccactagtgattaccctccgagtcacgagtcaaacggtccaaaccccgtgtctctacgatgttctgatgcggagatataaggctttgtttactctgttgctagggtactgtatttggttgctagggaaataaattgcatccactagtgattaccctccgagtcacgagtcaaacggtccaacccccgtgtctctacgatgttctgatgcagagatataaggctttgtttactctgttgctagggtactgtatttggttgctagggaaaaaaatggcatccactagtgattaccctccgagtcacgagtcaaacggtccaaaccccatgtctctacgatgttctgatgcggagatataaggctttgtttactctgttgctagggtactgtatttggttgctagggaaaaaaatggcatccactagtgattaccctccgagtcacgagtcaaacggtccaaaccccatgtctctacgatgttctgatgcggagatataaggctttgtttactctgttgctagggtactgtatttggttgctagggaaaaaaatggcatgcactagtgattaccctccgagtcatgagtcaaacggtccaacccccatgtctctacgatgttctgatgtggagatataaggctttgtttactctgttgctagggtactgtatttggttgctaggggcgtggcttgggagtggccaatgatgtgcccagtgattacactccgagtcacaagtaaaacggtccaacccccgtgtctctacgatgttctgatgcggagatataaggctttgtttactctgttgctagggtactgtatttggttgctaggggcgtgacttgggagtggccaatgatgtgcccagtgattacactccgagtcacaagtaaaacggtccaacccccgtgtctctacaatgttctgatgcggagaaataaggatttgtttattcggttgctagggtgctccaatttggttgctaggggcgtggcttgggagtggccaatgatgcggccagtgattaccctccgagtcacgagtaaaacggtccaacccccgtgattctatgatgttctgatgcagagatataaggctttgtttattcggttgctagggtgctcatatttggttgctaggggcgtggcttgggagtggccaatgatgtcgcaagttattacgctctgagtcacaagtaaaatggtccaaccccactgtctctacgatgttctgatgcggagaaataaggatttgtttattcggttgctagggtgctccaatttggttgctaggggcgtggcttgggagtggccattgatgcggccagtgattaccctccgagtcatgagtaaaacggtccaacccccatgattccacgatgttctgatgtcgagatataactgtttgaattttatgttgctagggtgcttaaaagtggttgctaggggcgtggcttaatagctctgggactatcctgataaattgattggatgtctgagtaaaatgagcccacccccatgtctctacgacattgtaaagcgaagatatcccatctggaacttttttattcccttatatgggcatgtttcctgccccattataagtcaatgggaattttcgggtgcctcttacaccccaggggtgcagcttacaccccaatgtgatgtatgttcttacagagtctatcaccctcttcaaatgttgtaacctacatgtttctacaaaatcctcaaacggagctatgacccgtcaaagttcggcccaatgttaagtcaatgggatttttcggttggtttttcgcccccctttcgaaaatcctgcacccgatcgcttataaaagtcatagcacacctctccttaataatccggtcgatttgagccctctttcatgggactgtggcaaaccgtgcgggacgagttacgcgccgaaaaagtgtgcagacataagaataagatataataataataataagtatgagcaataataatagtgatgccttgcataaatgcaagcaccactaataataaaaagcccagtaagaacagtacagcgcattttcaatgcactgtaataaaaagcccagtaagaacagtacagcgcattttcaatgcactgtaaatatgcacttttaaaccacaaattcTCATCTATCGCCATTCCTGTGATGCACTAGCCCGACCTCATGTAATTGCGTAATgctgtggaaaggtcacgtgttacatatatgaaacgcacatttgcagaccattttaaacaataaactgacacaaagacattaataagtatcatttcacatacaacaaccttttaacggtcctctttctccacacttaaacactggggcgtagtttcgcatacgtcatccgtgacctcttgacgtgatgacgtattacatgaggtcgcgctggcgcatcacaggaccggaggaagacgagaagttgtagtttaaaagtttcttgccaaaaattacaatcgtttcgctagatacgacccttatgcctcgtttatcgtttagagtcctttgaaactgcaattttaaactgcattaaaactgtgttggggtccattaaagtccattaaaatgagaaaaatcctgaaatattttcctcaaaaaacaaaatttcttctcgactgaacaaagaaagacattaactttttggatgacatggtggtgagtaaattatccggattttttttaagaaaattgactaatcctttaagcgaCACTGGATTGAACACTGGGTGTTTTGTGACTTactttaaagaagaaaaatccAACCATGTTGAAGAGGAATCGGACAATAAAGTTATAGTTTCTCATGACTTCTGTCATAACTACACCAGGATGCAAAGAGTTTGCTGTGACACCTGAAACATGTAGGAAACACACAGGCATCAATcgttttaaagacaaaacaacaAGCACTTGGCTAAAGTCCTGGGTGCCTTCTTGATATCAAACGATAAAATTTAagagggatagttcacccaaaaaaacatttactcaccctcatgttgttttgaaccagcatgagtttctttattctgttaaatacaaagatattttgaacaATATCACACAGTTggtggtacccattgactttcatataTTGGTTTATCCTACCATGGAAGTCATTGGGTATGgtaatgtgtgcttaccatcatttatcaaaatatcttctttttggTTGAACCATCCCGTAAATTTTAATCTTTGGGCATATGTTTGTTGTCCAGCTGTACGAATTTGGGAGCttttactttctctctctctctctctctctctctctctctctctctctctctctctctctctctctctctctctctctctctttattatTTATCTATCCAGATGAAAATCTCAGCCTACTCAGTTTATGTTTTTCTTGGTTACATAAACCTCCATTTAGTATTCTTGATGTCTACACAAATGATCTGGAACGAATATAATTTAAGATTGATTTCTCGTGTATGAATCTAATTTGGATTCACTGTTTCTTTTCTAAAGACAGCACCAGATGAAAGCTCATggaagaaatgaaaaaaaagtgATTTGGATGTGTACCTGTGCCCTGAAGCCTGCGTGCCAACTCATTTGTCCAAATGACATTGTGTAACTTAGTGTGATTATAGGCACTATCCATCACATAAGTTAAGTTCTCCCCACGGAAATGAGAGAAGTCCACTTCACCTCTCCAGTGATTCACAGAAGCAATATTTACAATGCGAGCAGGGGCTGATTTTTTCAGTAGGTCTGCAGGATAATGAGAAGATCAGATGATGCATTGCTACCTCAAGTTCTTGGTATGCTGTACATATGCTATATCAACACTGGCATTATTGTCTGACCTAAAAGCAAATGGGTAAGTAGGAATGGCCCAATGTGGTTGGTTGCAAATGTGATATCCAACCCATCAGCTGTGATATCTTTTGGAAGGCCTGTAGAAGCAAGCAAACGAAAACGAAATGGCTGAACCAGTTTAGGcagatttatattttttgtaggggaatatatataaaaaagaggGATTAAGATTGAATTTCCACCTGAAGCTCCGGCATTATTGACCAGAATGTGCAATTCCTTCTCTTCCTCCAAGATCTGAGCAGCAAACTTCCTTACAGATTCAAGTGATGATGTGTCAACCAGACGCAGATGAACATTCTGGTTCCCACTACTTTTAATGATTTCCTGCAAAGCTGCTGAACCACGAGCCTCGCTCCGGCATGCCAGGAACACCCGCGCCCCACGCCGGGCAAAGTCCAGGGCAATGAACTTGCCAATTCCTGATAGTTAAGATCAGCGCAAAAAAGTTGATTTGCGCTAATAGTATCAAAGTCAGTCATAACTTCATTTCATATGAATTCAGATATTTAATTTATGACAACATAGATTAGAGAAACATCAGCTTATGAAAATTGATAAGGTGACGCAACATTCACTCAGTAGTCAGGCTATAGATACAGTAGTAAATTGGTTCGATCACAGGGAACACaaatattgataaaatgtaACCTACTGTGTTATTTTAATGGACGGGATTAAAGCGACTGACGAATGCGTAAATGCGCAATCTTGAATTGTAAATTAAAGTAGCCTAAATAGAAGTATTAATTATTTCGTATGTGTGATCTCTCGCATGATTTGACATATTtgataatttttcttgaaaatagtATATCATTCATGTTTTGCGCACTTGTTTTATGCAAACTTGTGCACGCTTACCAATAAATAAACCCAATACATGATACTTATTAGTCAAAAGTATTCTCAAATGCATtggaacaaataaataaacccaaTAAATGATACTTATATTAATCAAAAGTATTTTCACCTGTATTGGCACCCGTGACGATAGCAGTTTTCCCCTTTAACTTTACCGGACAAGCGCGCGGGTCCCACGAACCTCTCCGTTGCGCGCGCACTACGACGAACAATATCACAGTTGAAATCATCCATAAGGGATGGGAATATATGTCACTCCACTCCCACGACATTTACCAAGTTGTTGTGGCTCCGAATATTTAGATGAAAGCCGGTCGCATATCCTGGGAGACAATGGATACGAATGTGCACTGGTTGTGCGCACAGGGCTAAAAGTCTTCTATCAATGCATTACGAGTTATTCAAGCGTATTCATTCCCAGCCTCCGCTGGGTCTTAACGTCTGAATGCATGCTTATACCTTGAACAGACAAGACAGATTAAGACAGACTAACCTTAAACAAATCATAAACATTGCAGTTATATCTAACGTGGAGTTTAGGTCAGATCATaagaaacacaagatagcagGCGTTATTTGAGATATTTTGTACTCTTATTCAAAGATAtaatattttatcagtatgtgcatGCGTAACATGACATGCAAACGCATTACCTTGCTAGCACCACGATGAACCAGTTAAACTAGAATAGCAAAACTACCTGCATTGCTTTACTTTTTCAGAACGCATAGCATTTATGTCATATGAGAGGCACATAGAGGGTGTATTTCATAAATAGCGTTTCCAGCCAAGTTTGAGCAATTAAAAAAGAagtataaatacacatttatatttaaaatattaatataaaaaaatattctgctatttgaaatattttcattGTCCTACAGAAATTTGCTTTTCATTTgctttacttttttaagatgagGGAAAACTGGGAACTTCCATCAACTCATACAGTCACGAGAAAATTTGTTAGGCTCATCAGATTTCCTTTTCTGTTTAGCTCAGCATATTTTTCACCAAAACAAATCTTTCATCGTATTTGCAACTCCAGTAACTAACCTGTGGCTATACTACATGGTCAAATACACAAATATCCTCTGATTGTTCACAGGAAGCTgtgagaaaattttattttCCCCTGGAATCAATTTTTTGTTCTGCCAGACTTTACGACCTCATGAAGTGCACAAAACATGATATCATATTGTGCTGATATCATTatcctacactctaaaaacaaacggtgctatatagcaccaaaagtggttctttgctcgtaatcatagaagaaccatttttagtgccatatagcaccggtgaagcaccagtgaagcacctgtgtagaaccatatagtgctttgtagaaccatatgtggtgctatatggcccctatatggttctacactggtgcttcaccagcgctatatggcactaaaaatggttcttctatggttacgatccaaagcaacagttttggtgctatatagcaccgtttgttttttaagagtgtactcaCTAAACTTCCTGTGGCATACATACTCTtgagtgtttgtgtgtcttGTTTGTTAATGCTTTAAAGTGGTCGAGGCAAGCGGAGAATCATTATCTCAGCACACCAGATGCAGAACGAGTCCTTGCAACCACTGATAGATGGAAAGGTGATATACTTGCCTAAATAACAGCCCATTTTATCCCACTCATTTACAGAAATGAATAACAATGATATCATTATGTGGACAATTAGCACAAAAACTTATTTCAGATCCAAAGTTATTTGGATTGTATTTACACTCAAAAAATTATGGGTTATGTCCCATTGTTAGgtcaaatctaaacattttgtaggttaatttaacccaacggctgggtttgtcccttttgacCAAACGTTTTATCGAAAATGACCCAGCATAGTTTAACGTGTATGTTGAAAACCTCAGTGCATAGCTTTTGCCCTATAttctttaaataatattaaatacttTTTAAGTACACATATGCTAAAATATATAGGGCTGCTTTGTACTTGACATGCATTAgatagtcctagactaaaaaataaatgtaatggctgtccaaactgaaaacaacttgcactgacatacttaaaatacatcagtgccctttgttttgcctcaacatgcacacaagtaatgtttttagtaagacatgtttgttaaaacgagttatatttcctaattaaactataaggcctagtcctggtttaagctaatccctgtccaggaaaccaccccatagtgtTTAACCATGAATAATCTTTCAGTATGTTAGTAAAGAAAGTTTTTGCCCATTAAGGGATTAAGATTTGTGGTAATAATTGTAATGGCCGCAAGCaaacacaaaaatgtatacGTGGTGTTTACACTTTCACACAAGCAAAGACAAAAATGTGTCCCCTTATCTATATATTGAATATTATTGGATTGTACTTTGGTCTTCCATAGTTATGTATCTTTAACCAGTACTTCATACTGAATTTGTCAAACTTGATCCCATGAATGACTCTGAGAGATAAACAATCTTTATGATAAGCACAAAATCGCCAGCATGCATTAATAACAGATTCTGAGAGTACAGAGAAGAAATAACAAAAGTTTTAAAGTATTTAGAAatctatttttattaaaacatatttGTGCAGAAACAGATCTATGGTTTAATGAAGATCTACATGCAAATTTGGGAGGAGTCTGATAATTCATTGCTGTCAAATTCTCTTAACACATGTAAAGTAAATTTGTAAAATAAGTGTCTCATTTGAATGTCGGTTTAAGCTTATCagtataatatatttaaagcaaagaatcaataaataaaagataattaaagtttaattaaGTGAAATTGTAGGTTGCAAACATTAAAATATGACAAAACAAATTcctaaacatttattttaatatttttttaggaAATGCATATTTTTGAGTCAGGAACAGGtgtttaaaaagttttgtttattgaacaacatttcagtacattttaatgattttttccACAACATTTCTAATATCATAATATTACACACTGCGTGTGTAATGctgattgtttgtttatttaaaagtgGCATTTAAAATCATAATCCTGAAAACAGTTTGAAAGTGTTTAACAACATTACCATAAAACTAACATTtgacaattataaatgtaagaACATtagattattaaaattatttagcttaatgtttaatttatttcttaGGGGCATTAGCAGTTGTACCCCTTGACCTTCTGGTTGCACCACCTGACCTCTGCAatgaatttacatttaacaAACTTGGATTCTGGTATAAGCTTTTGTCTGTGATATCAAATTCATAAATatacaattaaaatgtgtttgataaAATAGCACTTTTTTCTAGTTTTACATGggttgtaccacctgacatAGAGGCAGTTTCTCAAATGTAAGGCTGCATccttcagaggtcacatttgtaggctgcacgtcatcttatttcagaatattaaccatttttttgtttgttttactaTTATACTTAAGTTAGATGAAAATTGTtgtatgcttatgacttgtgaATAGTTAGTTAagtgaaataaaccaggcttaatGATgcatgcagcctgcatatgcgacctcagGATAATGCAGGCTTCCGTTTGAGATACGGCCAGAAAGCGTTCTAGCCTACCCATTACAGTaaaatagctattttttcagtatttgaaaatagtttttttatcaGCCATAAAGACCACCTGAGGTTCACCGGATGATGTGTTTTTATGTTTACTGTTTATACTTGTTAACTTCATAATAAAAGGCCCATGATTGTGACCTTGACATTTGAGAACATCCAAATTGTTGGACAAAAGTTTTTCCAGTAATCCTAAAATCCCAACTCTGAATTTTTTAAACTGCTAATTTGTATGGACAGTTGCACTGTCTGCCATTTTACAATACACAAACatgtgtatttattattaaaaaatacagaaaacataTTTAGACTGATAGAATAAAGTGACATGTTATAAATTAATcaagttattttttaaagtacatAATGCTCCCCAACAAAAATATGCATGTCTGTTAAATTCACATATCACAAGACACAATTGTCTGTTTGTTTTAGCTCATTTCCTGTTCCCCTTCACGCACCCCAATAGGTTACTAAAGGGTACACATGTGCTAAGAAAGGGGAGGAGCCAGGGGTTTGCATAAATAGACACTGCTCAGCTGACTACACTGCAGGAAGTACAATCCAACAAAGGTTTAGGAGATCCATTCAAAGAGTCTGTATAAAAAATTACCAAccttgaaaacaaagaaaagTTCAAATAAAGAAATTGAGAGGGAGAAAATGGAGGAAGTTGGTATTCGAGGCCATGTGCCACAGACTATTGTGTCTATGCTGAAGATCAAGACTGAATGGATTCGTGTATTCCTGGCAGAGACCCTCTGCACGTACAGCATGATGGTAAGGGGGCCTTTAATTCTCCTTCATTAAAATTTGAATCATAGTGACTAATTAGCATTTTTACAATTGAGCCATTGTCATTATGTGATGACACCAAGTTTGCCATGCAGTTCAATAGAACTGTTGAGTGTTGCTTGATTCTGGAATCAGTTTATTCACTAAATGAACTTATTCAACAAATGAAGCATTAGACACCGAAAGCAAGCATGCTCGCTCGCACGCTCGCACGCTCGCACGCTCGCACGctcgcacgcacgcacacgcacacgcacacgcacacgcacacgctcgctcgcacgcacgcacgcacgcacgcacgcacgcacgcacgcacgcacgcacgcacgcacgcacgcacgcacgcacgcacgcacgcacgcacgcacgcacgcacacacacacacacacacacacacacacacacacacacacacacacacacacacacacgagtgGTCAGTAATAACGTTTGGGTCAGACCATGTGGTatctaaatcctatttttaGAAACATTGGCTGGTATCATGTTATTCCAGAATTGTCATATGATatatgtaaattttttttagataaatcaAGCCcaccttacatttttttttaacctgcTTCACTTTAAACATATCGTTGGGTCAAAAGTG is a window encoding:
- the LOC135721652 gene encoding retinol dehydrogenase 12 — its product is MSWEWSDIYSHPLWMISTVILFVVVRAQRRGSWDPRACPVKLKGKTAIVTGANTGIGKFIALDFARRGARVFLACRSEARGSAALQEIIKSSGNQNVHLRLVDTSSLESVRKFAAQILEEEKELHILVNNAGASGLPKDITADGLDITFATNHIGPFLLTHLLLDLLKKSAPARIVNIASVNHWRGEVDFSHFRGENLTYVMDSAYNHTKLHNVIWTNELARRLQGTGVTANSLHPGVVMTEVMRNYNFIVRFLFNMVGFFFFKSSEEGAVSPLYCSVSEEAEGITGKYFNSDCSITLPAPPARDPAIGVKEYEICERLTSTS